A stretch of Myxococcus hansupus DNA encodes these proteins:
- a CDS encoding NAD-dependent epimerase/dehydratase family protein: MRVLVTGAAGFIGHHVSARLLARGDAVIGVDNLDPSGDVALKQARLARLGTLPGASGFTFHPVDITDGPALRALFEASPPEAVVHLAARVGVRPSAGVTARDYVNSNVSGFLQVLEQAGAARVRHLVYASSSSVYGAGSVPPFQEGAAADHPLSVYAATKRADELLAHAFSHLHGLPTSGLRFFTVYGPWGRPDMAPLRFLRALREGAELALHDEGRMQRDFTHVEDVAEAVLRVLDRPPSGAPAYRVLNVGRGEPIPVREFLAVMERRLGTRAKVRPTPAQPGEMAATWADPSELERQTGFRPRISVEEGLAGLVAWFLQQAGA, encoded by the coding sequence ATGCGGGTACTCGTCACGGGAGCTGCGGGCTTCATTGGCCACCACGTCAGCGCACGGCTGCTGGCGCGGGGCGACGCCGTCATCGGGGTGGACAACCTGGACCCCTCCGGGGACGTGGCGCTGAAGCAGGCCCGTCTGGCGCGCCTGGGCACGCTGCCAGGCGCTTCCGGGTTCACCTTCCACCCGGTGGACATCACCGACGGCCCCGCGCTGCGAGCGCTCTTCGAGGCATCACCACCAGAGGCCGTGGTCCACCTGGCGGCGCGCGTGGGGGTGCGGCCCTCGGCGGGTGTCACCGCGCGGGACTACGTGAACAGCAACGTGTCGGGCTTCCTCCAGGTGTTGGAGCAGGCCGGCGCGGCCCGGGTGCGGCACCTGGTCTACGCGTCGTCCAGCTCCGTGTATGGCGCGGGCTCGGTGCCTCCGTTCCAGGAAGGCGCGGCGGCGGACCATCCGCTCAGCGTCTACGCGGCCACCAAGCGCGCGGATGAGCTGCTCGCGCACGCGTTCAGTCATCTGCACGGGCTGCCCACGAGCGGCCTGCGCTTCTTCACGGTGTACGGCCCGTGGGGGCGTCCGGACATGGCGCCGCTGCGCTTCCTCCGGGCCCTGCGGGAAGGCGCCGAGCTGGCGCTGCACGACGAGGGCCGGATGCAGCGCGACTTCACCCACGTGGAGGACGTGGCGGAGGCCGTGCTGCGGGTGCTGGACCGGCCGCCCTCGGGGGCACCCGCGTATCGCGTTCTCAACGTGGGGCGGGGCGAGCCCATCCCGGTCCGGGAGTTCCTGGCGGTGATGGAGCGGCGCCTGGGCACGCGGGCGAAGGTGCGTCCCACGCCCGCGCAGCCCGGGGAGATGGCGGCCACCTGGGCGGACCCGTCCGAGTTGGAGCGGCAGACGGGGTTCCGGCCGCGCATCTCCGTGGAGGAAGGGCTGGCCGGCCTGGTGGCGTGGTTCCTCCAACAGGCCGGTGCCTGA